A genomic region of Glycine max cultivar Williams 82 chromosome 15, Glycine_max_v4.0, whole genome shotgun sequence contains the following coding sequences:
- the LOC732653 gene encoding receptor-like protein kinase 3-like, translated as MASDLNSGLSKKTFVFGLKVWVLMGIIVGLFIIIILVVLSICLTLRKKFRRVNGKLPLSHVISVSDEIKEIKVDQVPANNHPQNGVFTSLNDKFGDRESEKVLNQTKNGDNSSQSGSSNHLEKDANGSQSGEDSGVKSVSAYRSSSHPITAPSPLSGLPEFSHLGWGHWFTLRDLELATNRFAKDNVIGEGGYGIVYHGQLINGNPVAIKKLLNNLGQAEKEFRVEVEAIGHVRHKNLVRLLGYCIEGTHRLLVYEYVNNGNLEQWLHGAMRQHGFLTWDARIKILLGTAKALAYLHEAIEPKVVHRDIKSSNILIDEDFNAKISDFGLAKLLGAGKSHITTRVMGTFGYVAPEYANSGLLNEKSDVYSFGVLLLEAITGRDPVDYSRPAAEVNLVDWLKMMVGCRRSEEVLDPNIETRPSTSALKRALLTALRCVDPDAEKRPRMSQVVRMLESEEYPILREDRRRRRSQAGNMEVETQRENSDTDKSDNPDYKPSGRRNQRM; from the exons ATGGCATCTGATCTGAATTCGGGGTTGTCCAAGAAAACATTTGTTTTTGGATTGAAAGTGTGGGTACTAATGGGAATAATAGTTGGGTTATTCATCATAATCATTCTTGTGGTGCTATCAATATGTCTCACTTTAAGAAAGAAGTTCAGAAGAGTCAATGGCAAGCTTCCACTTAGCCATGTGATATCTGTTTCAGATGAGATCAAAGAAATCAAAGTCGATCAAGTTCCAGCAAATAATCATCCACAAAATGGTGTCTTTACGAGTCTGAATGACAAATTTGGTGACAGGGAGTCTGAAAAGGTTTTGAACCAAACAAAGAATGGGGATAATAGTAGTCAATCAGGTTCATCTAATCATTTAGAGAAAGATGCCAATGGCTCTCAATCAGGTGAAGACAGCGGTGTTAAGAGTGTTTCTGCTTACAGATCTTCTTCGCATCCTATAACCGCACCATCCCCTTTGTCTGGTCTGCCTGAATTCTCTCACCTTGGTTGGGGCCACTGGTTTACATTAAGGGACCTGGAACTTGCTACAAACAGGTTTGCAAAAGATAACGTTATTGGTGAAGGTGGGTATGGAATTGTTTATCACGGTCAATTAATCAATGGGAATCCTGTGGCCATTAAGAAGCTCCTCAATAATTT AGGACAAGCTGAAAAGGAATTCAGGGTAGAAGTTGAGGCTATTGGTCATGTGCGGCATAAGAACTTGGTTCGACTTTTGGGATATTGCATTGAAGGCACTCACAG GCTGTTGGTTTATGAGTATGTTAACAATGGCAATTTGGAGCAGTGGCTTCATGGAGCCATGCGACAACATGGCTTTCTTACTTGGGATGCACGGATAAAAATTCTCCTTGGAACAGCTAAAGC GCTGGCTTACTTGCATGAGGCAATTGAACCAAAAGTTGTGCATCGAGATATTAAGTCGAGCAATATTCTGATTGATGAGGACTTTAATGCCAAAATATCAGACTTTGGGTTGGCTAAGTTACTTGGTGCTGGAAAAAGCCACATTACAACCAGAGTTATGGGTACTTTTGG ATATGTTGCTCCAGAATATGCCAATTCTGGCTTGCTAAACGAGAAGAGTGATGTTTATAGCTTTGGGGTATTGCTCCTTGAAGCAATTACAGGAAGAGACCCTGTGGATTATAGCCGACCAGCAGCTGAG GTAAATTTGGTTGACTGGCTCAAGATGATGGTGGGGTGTCGACGCTCAGAAGAGGTGTTGGATCCTAACATTGAGACTAGGCCATCGACAAGTGCCCTTAAGCGTGCCCTCTTGACTGCTTTGAGGTGTGTTGATCCAGATGCTGAAAAAAGACCAAGGATGAGCCAAGTTGTTCGTATGCTTGAATCAGAGGAATATCCTATACTGCGAGAG GATCGAAGACGCCGAAGGAGTCAGGCAGGAAACATGGAAGTGGAGACTCAGAGGGAGAATTCTGATACTGATAAGAGCGACAATCCAGATTATAAGCCCAGTGGCAGAAGGAACCAACGCATGTAG
- the LOC102669474 gene encoding uncharacterized protein: MLVKHPQALNDFRPISLIGCVYKIVAKILANRLKKVLPDVSAPKWLQWITGCLHSASISVFVNGSPTREFSPHRGLRQGDTLAPLLLNIAAEGLTGLMREVVATNHYKSFAVGKYKEPVSILQYADDIIFFGEATMENVRVIKSILRGFELASGLKINFPKSRFGAILTALPIYFFSFFRVPNIVADKLVKIQRNFLWGGGLEQRRIAWVRWDTVCLPKERGGLGVKDLRKFNIALLGKWRWELFHQNGQLWTRILN, encoded by the exons ATGCTGGTTAAGCATCCCCAGGCCCTCAATGACTTCAGGCCTATTTCATTAATAGGTTGTGTCTACAAGATCGTGGCAAAGATTTTGGCAAATAGATTGAAAAAAGTGTTGCCGGAT GTTTCTGCCCCCAAATGGCTACAATGGATCACAGGATGCCTCCATTCAGCCTCCATATCTGTTTTTGTTAATGGAAGCCCTACTAGAGAATTTTCTCCGCATAGAGGTCTCCGACAAGGAGATACTCTTGCACCCCTGTTGCTCAACATTGCTGCTGAAGGTCTTACTGGCCTAATGAGAGAGGTTGTGGCTACAAATCACTATAAAAGCTTCGCTGTGGGGAAATATAAGGAACCCGTCAGCATTCTACAATACGCCGATGACATTATTTTCTTCGGGGAGGCAACAATGGAGAATGTGAGGGTTATCAAATCAATTCTCAGAGGTTTTGAGCTAGCTTCTggtcttaaaattaatttcccaAAAAGCCGCTTTGGAGCAATCCTAACAGCGCTTCCTATatactttttctcatttttcaggGTTCCCAACATTGTAGCAGACAAGCTAGTCAAGATCCAACGCAATTTTCTTTGGGGTGGAGGCCTGGAGCAAAGAAGGATCGCCTGGGTAAGGTGGGATACAGTCTGTCTTCCTAAGGAGAGAGGAGGTTTAGGTGTAAAAGACTTGCGAAAATTCAATATAGCATTGCTTGGCAAGTGGAGATGGGAGCTGTTCCACCAGAATGGACAGTTGTGGACTAGAATATTGAACTAA